From one Streptomyces sp. NBC_01478 genomic stretch:
- a CDS encoding aminoglycoside phosphotransferase family protein, protein MYTASSSVSAPPRSLHPRPGAGGPYLDPARPAAGPVLGAGRPRRVPGLGPQPLSGRLDLSGPQGAQLRTAIASVHRICPEFAPVQVLRRNGRSVLLVGTTGRSTAVAKCLLDHSPAWAERIRHEIAAYRSFVRHRPPVRVPRLIAADPDNCTLVIERMPGRVAALHRHPAEAPPRADIRAALGAVCRLNAWRPPAGTFDAPLDYAARISRYHELGLLTDRDMGDLQKLLHGIAHAAGRHGMGQFCHGDALLSNILLSPAGPVLVDWEHAGWYLPGYDLATLWAVLGDAPVARRQISQIAQSAGPASRDAFLVNLMLVLTREIRTYEMAVQRSMHDTTPAAPGVVAHPGAAPSGEEQRLLLRRLHDDCQMARRAVRAAVGTR, encoded by the coding sequence ATGTACACAGCATCGTCCTCCGTGTCCGCCCCGCCCCGGTCGCTGCACCCTCGCCCGGGCGCCGGCGGCCCCTACCTCGACCCGGCGCGTCCGGCGGCCGGCCCCGTGCTCGGTGCGGGCAGGCCGCGGCGCGTTCCCGGGCTCGGCCCCCAACCGCTCAGCGGGAGACTCGACTTGTCCGGCCCTCAGGGCGCCCAACTGCGTACGGCGATCGCGTCGGTGCACCGGATCTGTCCGGAGTTCGCTCCGGTGCAGGTGCTACGCCGCAACGGGCGCTCCGTGCTTCTGGTCGGAACGACCGGACGCAGCACGGCCGTCGCGAAGTGTTTACTGGACCACTCCCCCGCGTGGGCCGAGCGGATCCGGCACGAGATAGCGGCCTACCGCTCGTTCGTCCGGCACCGCCCGCCGGTGCGGGTGCCGCGGCTGATCGCGGCGGACCCGGACAACTGCACGCTCGTCATCGAGCGGATGCCGGGCCGGGTGGCGGCGCTGCACCGCCACCCGGCCGAGGCTCCGCCGCGGGCGGACATCAGGGCGGCGCTCGGTGCGGTCTGCCGGCTGAACGCCTGGCGGCCGCCGGCCGGTACGTTCGACGCGCCGCTGGACTACGCGGCCCGTATCTCCCGCTATCACGAGCTGGGGCTGCTCACCGACCGGGACATGGGAGACCTGCAGAAGCTGCTGCACGGCATCGCGCACGCGGCGGGCCGACATGGCATGGGCCAGTTCTGCCACGGCGACGCCCTGCTGTCCAACATCCTTCTCTCACCGGCCGGTCCAGTGCTGGTGGACTGGGAGCACGCGGGCTGGTACCTGCCGGGCTACGACCTGGCGACGCTGTGGGCGGTGCTCGGGGACGCGCCGGTGGCCCGGCGGCAGATCAGCCAGATCGCGCAGTCGGCGGGACCGGCCTCGCGTGACGCCTTCCTGGTGAACCTGATGCTGGTGCTGACCCGGGAGATCCGCACCTACGAGATGGCCGTGCAGCGTTCGATGCACGACACGACCCCGGCGGCACCGGGCGTGGTGGCCCACCCGGGTGCTGCGCCGTCCGGCGAGGAACAACGGCTGCTGCTGAGGCGGCTGCACGACGACTGCCAGATGGCCCGACGGGCCGTGCGTGCGGCGGTCGGCACTCGCTGA